One window of Tenacibaculum maritimum NCIMB 2154 genomic DNA carries:
- a CDS encoding DUF4266 domain-containing protein, whose amino-acid sequence MIERSILILLFVVIATNCTTVKPYQKMYLNDEDMQLSSRKIEQYEISSQNYREGASGANGSKAGGGCGCN is encoded by the coding sequence ATGATTGAAAGGAGTATTTTAATATTACTTTTTGTAGTAATTGCTACAAATTGTACAACGGTGAAGCCATATCAAAAAATGTATCTAAATGATGAAGATATGCAGTTATCGTCAAGAAAAATAGAGCAATATGAAATAAGCTCACAAAATTATAGAGAAGGTGCTTCTGGAGCAAATGGAAGCAAAGCGGGAGGAGGTTGTGGATGCAATTAA
- a CDS encoding thioredoxin family protein codes for MKNIILTLFFFISTFLNAQKANGIIWHDNIEVSVKRALKENKQVLVYFSGSDWCKPCMELKTKVFDSTFFKKEVENKYVLVNIDFVLDRKKLTKEHLEYIEKSAEKYNEKGAFPLVIILSKKGKVIQSIDGYKSETAEYYVNTYLK; via the coding sequence ATGAAGAATATTATTCTAACACTTTTCTTTTTTATAAGTACTTTTTTAAATGCTCAAAAAGCAAATGGTATCATTTGGCATGATAATATAGAAGTGTCTGTAAAGAGAGCTTTAAAAGAAAATAAGCAAGTATTGGTATATTTTTCGGGGTCGGATTGGTGTAAGCCTTGTATGGAGCTGAAAACAAAAGTTTTTGATAGTACGTTCTTTAAAAAAGAAGTTGAAAATAAGTACGTTTTAGTAAATATCGATTTTGTACTTGATAGAAAAAAGTTAACAAAAGAGCATTTGGAATATATTGAAAAATCTGCTGAAAAATATAATGAAAAAGGAGCGTTTCCGCTGGTAATTATCCTAAGTAAAAAGGGAAAAGTGATCCAATCAATAGATGGTTACAAGAGTGAAACGGCCGAATATTATGTAAATACATATTTAAAATAA
- a CDS encoding FAD:protein FMN transferase, which translates to MRRIIPLLIGITFSLNAQQVFQKKALLMGVDFEFTVVANTKETAAFYIEEAIKETVRIENLISSWKSESQTSDINNNAGIRPVKVTRELLQLIKRSKRISELTNGFFDISYASLDKLWYFDKPMPKLPDVVDIERSIDKINYKNILINEEESTVFLKEKEMKIGFGSIGKGYVAEKVGNYLRKMGVKAGLINAGGDLTTWGKHPLRNKWRVQIADPNGKLVNAGIFDLYNSSVVTSGNYAKFIEFDNKRYSHIINPKTGWPAKGVKSVTVFCKNTELADALATAVFIMGQKKGLMLINELKGIECLLIDENNKLYRSTNLKLN; encoded by the coding sequence ATGCGTCGAATAATACCCCTTCTCATAGGTATTACCTTTTCACTCAATGCTCAGCAGGTTTTTCAGAAAAAAGCATTGTTAATGGGAGTTGATTTTGAATTTACAGTGGTCGCTAATACAAAAGAAACAGCTGCCTTTTATATAGAGGAAGCAATAAAGGAAACCGTTAGGATTGAAAACTTAATTTCTTCTTGGAAATCAGAGTCTCAAACATCTGATATTAATAATAATGCAGGGATTAGACCTGTAAAAGTTACCAGAGAATTACTTCAATTAATTAAGAGAAGTAAAAGAATTTCTGAATTAACAAATGGATTTTTTGATATTAGCTATGCATCCCTTGATAAATTATGGTACTTCGATAAACCGATGCCTAAGTTACCTGATGTTGTTGATATTGAAAGATCTATAGATAAGATTAATTATAAAAATATTCTTATAAATGAAGAAGAAAGCACTGTTTTTTTAAAGGAAAAAGAAATGAAGATTGGTTTCGGATCAATAGGAAAGGGATATGTAGCAGAGAAAGTGGGGAATTACCTTAGAAAAATGGGGGTAAAAGCAGGACTTATAAATGCAGGAGGAGATTTAACTACTTGGGGAAAGCATCCGCTAAGGAATAAATGGAGAGTGCAGATCGCTGATCCAAATGGGAAACTAGTAAACGCAGGAATATTTGATTTGTATAATAGTTCTGTAGTTACTTCTGGTAATTATGCAAAATTTATAGAATTTGATAATAAACGGTATTCGCATATTATTAACCCAAAAACGGGTTGGCCTGCAAAAGGAGTGAAAAGTGTTACCGTTTTTTGCAAAAATACAGAGTTAGCTGACGCTTTAGCCACTGCCGTATTTATAATGGGACAGAAAAAAGGGTTGATGTTAATAAATGAACTAAAAGGAATAGAATGCTTGTTAATAGATGAAAATAATAAGTTATACCGCTCAACTAATTTAAAACTGAACTAA